The proteins below are encoded in one region of Candidatus Thermoplasmatota archaeon:
- a CDS encoding alpha/beta fold hydrolase, giving the protein MASPPEPSPTHRSACVRVGRDLATYLEAGPSKAREAVVLLHGFGAWAEVTWTPTLAALAPDHRVLAPDMLGFGLTSKPDPSLLEGDDATSVEVAFLERFLDAVGVERATLVGASFGGALALRLARAAGDRVDRLVLVGSMGLGRAIHPLYRALGSPLLGERLSSVDRAGVERLWKLAVDDPARVTPALLDRHLELLSEPGALVAIEALRLEVDALGQRHPQTRALPFVPQPTLLVWGARDRVFPLRHAFRAARRMPRAAVAVVPGCGHLPPIERPDRFNAILADFLARGLPPPKPPAPRPAETPRGRPKAFSSGPA; this is encoded by the coding sequence CCTCCCCGCCGGAGCCGTCCCCGACCCACCGGAGCGCCTGCGTCCGGGTGGGTCGCGACCTCGCGACGTACCTCGAGGCCGGCCCCTCGAAGGCGCGCGAGGCCGTCGTCCTCCTCCACGGCTTCGGCGCCTGGGCCGAGGTGACCTGGACGCCGACGCTTGCGGCGCTCGCCCCGGACCACCGCGTCCTCGCGCCCGACATGCTCGGCTTCGGCCTCACCTCGAAGCCGGACCCGAGCCTCCTCGAGGGCGACGACGCGACCTCCGTCGAGGTCGCGTTCCTCGAGCGGTTCCTCGACGCGGTCGGCGTGGAGCGCGCCACGCTCGTGGGCGCGAGCTTCGGCGGCGCCCTCGCGCTGCGCCTCGCGCGGGCGGCCGGCGACCGCGTGGACCGTCTCGTCCTCGTCGGATCCATGGGCCTGGGTCGCGCGATCCATCCGCTCTACCGCGCGCTCGGGTCGCCCCTGCTCGGAGAGCGCCTCTCGAGCGTGGATCGCGCCGGCGTCGAGAGGCTCTGGAAGCTCGCGGTCGACGACCCCGCGCGCGTGACGCCGGCGCTCCTCGACCGCCACCTGGAGCTTCTCTCGGAGCCGGGCGCGCTCGTCGCGATCGAGGCCCTGCGCCTCGAGGTGGACGCGCTCGGCCAACGCCACCCGCAGACGCGGGCCCTCCCCTTCGTGCCCCAGCCGACGCTTCTCGTGTGGGGCGCGCGCGACCGCGTCTTTCCCCTTCGCCACGCCTTCCGCGCGGCGCGCCGGATGCCGCGCGCGGCCGTCGCCGTCGTCCCCGGCTGCGGCCACCTTCCGCCCATCGAGCGGCCCGACCGCTTCAACGCGATCCTCGCCGACTTCCTCGCGCGCGGGCTTCCGCCCCCGAAACCGCCCGCGCCGCGCCCCGCCGAAACCCCGCGC